Genomic window (Neurospora crassa OR74A linkage group VI, whole genome shotgun sequence):
TCCGCATCGCGGCTGATCTTGGCTGAATTCTCGTCCACCGCCGTCACCCACCAGTAGGACGGGACAATAATCATATCAGCGCCGTCGGCAATCAGGGCGCGGAAGCCTTCGGGAAAGGCGAGGTCCCAGCAGATGAGGAGGCCCGCGCGGATGGGAACTTGGGTCCCGTTGGGGCCGGGCTTCAAAAAGGGAGTATCAAAGGCCCGGTGGGGCCGGTGTCGCTTGATGTCCCCCGCCGTGAGGTGCGGCCGTTCGGGATGCCAGAGGTTCATCTTTTGATAGGAACCGGCCAGGTCGCCGGTGGAGGCGGAGATCCAGTAGGCCATGTTGCGGATTTCGATGGGCTGCCCCTTCCAGGTGGCGGGTTCTTGCTTGCCGCTGTCGCCATCGTCACTTGGCGGTTCCTTGCCctgaaaagaagaagaagaagaagcaggatGGACCTCGCAAATGGTTCCCGGCACGATGTTGATGTTAAGCTCACGTGCTAGGGCTTGGTACCGAGCCAGGTAGCTGTTGTCGGCCGAGGATTCGGCGCACGCGGCCACGAAGGACGGGTGCTCCGGACACCAGGATGTTAGATGGTACTCGGGCAGGACGGCAAGGTGGGCACCTCCCAAGGCCGCCTTGCGGATGTAGGATTCTGCCTTTTGGAAGTTTTCCTCGACGGCGACATCCTAGAATTGTTTACAATGAGTCAGTGGCCATGTTGTGTGTAGGTTGCACAGCTGTAGATCTGTAGTCTTGGAGGATTGTGGTTTGGTGATATAATTCACGCATGGTGATAAGAAAAAGGTTGGGTTGAGTAAAGACGGCGGAAGGTGGCTTGATGATATCACTGATATTCCCAATTCAGACTTCAGCCATCGAATAAACTCCTACATCGCCGCATACCTTTGGTTGAAACTGAATGAGAGCGATCTTGTAGTTGGGCGCCatcttggtgttgttggtgttggtagaCAGTAAGTTTCTCGGTTGCTGTGTTGTTCATGTGCAAGTTGGCGAGTCAGGTCAACCTGTGGTTCCAAGCTTTTTGTATATTGACATCAAGTAATGAAAACTACTGCCGCTTTTACTGTACCGAAACTAGAACAGTACCTGAAGCAACGGATATAAGGACGTGTTGGCCAAAGGGCGTCCATGTTGGTTCAAGGGCGTATTAGCCCACAGGCGTGTCCGCCAAAGGGCGTGATGTAACGATCTGGAAAGAAATCTACTGCATAGGCTCGGAAATGGTCTTTGCTGCtaaaagtagtatattcGCTCGGCTACCTAGCGCTTGTACCCAAATATACTAAACATGGTACTTTTGGAGAATACCATGGAGCATGTGCACAACCAGATTGTGAGAAATGAGTCCAATGGGCTTTTCCCATCTTCCTA
Coding sequences:
- a CDS encoding hydrolase, which produces MAPNYKIALIQFQPKDVAVEENFQKAESYIRKAALGGAHLAVLPEYHLTSWCPEHPSFVAACAESSADNSYLARYQALARELNINIVPGTICEVHPASSSSSFQGKEPPSDDGDSGKQEPATWKGQPIEIRNMAYWISASTGDLAGSYQKMNLWHPERPHLTAGDIKRHRPHRAFDTPFLKPGPNGTQVPIRAGLLICWDLAFPEGFRALIADGADMIIVPSYWWVTAVDENSAKISRDAEKIFLGSVCVTRACENTAAIVFCNAGGMSQVALPLKGVLPPVGEEWDGRKGMMGAETEEMQIVDVDFEVLRVAEEDYKVRMDMGGKGWHYDYTLWRDGPKE